From the Malus domestica chromosome 17, GDT2T_hap1 genome, one window contains:
- the LOC139193383 gene encoding uncharacterized protein, producing MVTDSLEKWHEKLENTLWAYRTSKRARTGTTPYALTFGQDVVLPMEINVSSVRIQNQSSVRIQNQFGLHSEEYIEAMCQGIEDLDVAQIEALNQIQEGEMAIARAYNKKVKLKSFKEGDLVWKAVLPLES from the coding sequence ATGGTGACAGATAGTCTGGAAAAGTGGCATGAAAAGCTAGAGaatactttgtgggcatacCGAACCTCTAAGAGGGCAAGAACGGggacaactccttatgctttgACTTTCGGGCAAGATGTGGTTCTTCCTATGGAAATCAATGTAAGTTCtgtcagaattcaaaatcaaagttctgtcagaattcaaaatcaatttgggTTACACAGTGAAGAATACATagaagccatgtgtcaagggatTGAAGACTTAGATGTAGCTCAAATTGAGGCATTGAACCAGATTCAGGAAGGGGAAATGGCTattgcccgagcttataacaaaaaggtAAAGCTGAAGTCTTTCAAGGAAGGAGATTTAGTATGGAAGGCGGTCCTCCCTCTAGAATCTTAG
- the LOC139193895 gene encoding histone acetyltransferase HAC1-like, whose product MFTHLGETISPMKEDFIMVHLQYACSHCCILMVSGNRWSCTQCRNFQLCNKCYEAEQKREERDRHPINQREKHELRPFQIADVPMETKDRDEILESEFFDTRQAFLSLCQGNHYQYDTLRRAKHSSIMVLYHLHNPPAPAFVTTCNICHLNIETGQGWRCEVCPEYDVCNNCYQKEGGVDHHHKLTNHPSITDRDAQNKEARQIRVVQLRKMLDLLVHASQCRSAQCQYPNCRKVKGLFRHGIHCKVRASGGCVLCKKMWYLLQLHARACKVSECHVPRCRDLKEHLRRLQQQSDSRRRAAVMEMMSQRAAELHNSSG is encoded by the exons ATGTTCACCCATCTTGGAGAAACCATTTCGCCAATGAAGGAGGATTTCATCATGGTTCATTTGCAGTACGCATGCTCCCACTGTTGTATACTAATGGTATCAGGAAACCGTTGGTCCTGCACTCAATGCAGAAATTTTCAGCTTTGTAATAA GTGTTATGAAGCAGAGCAAAAACGGGAAGAAAGAGACAGGCACCCTATCAATCAGAGGGAAAAGCATGAATTGCGTCCT TTTCAAATTGCTGATGTACCTATGGAGACAAAGGACAGAGATGAAATCCTTGAGAGTGAATTCTTTGACACTAGACAGGCATTTCTCAGTCTTTGTCAAGGGAATCATTATCAGTATGATACTTTACGGCGGGCTAAACACTCCTCTATCATGGTCCTTTACCATCTTCATAACCCACCTGCTCCTGCGTTTGTGACAACATGCAATATATGTCATCTCAACATTGAAACAGGGCAAGGTTGGCGTTGTGAAGTTTGCCCTGAATACGATGTATGCAATAACTGTTATCAGAAGGAAGGCGGTGTAGATCATCATCATAAGTTGACAAATCATCCATCCATCACTGATCGCGatgcacaaaacaaagaagCTAGACAAATCCGAGTTGTACAG CTTCGGAAAATGCTTGACCTTCTGGTGCATGCATCACAATGTCGTTCTGCACAATGTCAATACCCCAATTGCCGTAAGGTGAAGGGGCTTTTCCGCcatggaattcattgcaaagtCCGTGCATCTGGAGGATGTGTTCTCTGCAAGaaaatgtggtatcttcttcAACTTCATGCTCGAGCTTGCAAAGTATCCGAGTGCCATGTGCCGCGTTGCAG AGATTTAAAGGAGCATTTGAGGAGACTACAGCAGCAGTCTGATTCAAGAAGAAGAGCTGCTGTGATGGAGATGATGAGCCAGAGGGCTGCCGAGCTACACAACAGTTCTGGGTGA